The proteins below come from a single Nitrospirota bacterium genomic window:
- a CDS encoding WYL domain-containing protein codes for MLYLFHMSAKNIYERFLWFDHKVRSKRYPNTTALSKEFEISPKTAQRDIEFMRDRLRCPLLYDQSRKGYYYRDETFSLPMIYLSSEELSSLLIAKKMLQGIGGDFIKQELSSAIDKITGILKKHSLAEDELENTLSFQMVEYSPAPEEIFKAVLNGCIKRKRLSFTYYSPASDERIERSVDPYHLLNYMGTWYLIAYCHLRNEIRSFNMVRISSVKAMDRIFTVQKGFDIKEYLNSGFGIYKGSSLKQVTLRFSPQKSKWIRGQIWDKDQKEKVLKDGSIELTFPVASYAEIMMEILKHGSDVEVIKPKSLRELIKAEAKKITKIY; via the coding sequence TTGCTATACTTGTTTCACATGAGCGCCAAGAACATCTATGAGCGATTTCTCTGGTTTGACCATAAGGTTAGATCAAAGAGATACCCGAACACCACAGCGCTTTCAAAAGAATTTGAAATATCGCCTAAGACCGCCCAAAGGGATATTGAATTCATGCGGGACAGGCTTAGATGCCCGCTGTTATACGACCAGAGCAGAAAGGGCTATTATTATCGGGATGAAACTTTCTCCCTGCCCATGATTTATCTTTCCTCTGAGGAATTGTCCTCACTCCTGATAGCAAAAAAGATGCTTCAGGGAATTGGCGGAGATTTTATAAAGCAGGAGCTTTCTTCTGCCATAGATAAAATAACAGGCATCCTGAAAAAGCACAGCCTCGCAGAAGATGAACTCGAAAATACCCTGTCCTTCCAGATGGTAGAATATTCTCCGGCTCCGGAGGAAATTTTCAAGGCAGTGCTGAATGGCTGCATAAAGAGGAAACGCCTTAGTTTTACTTATTATTCTCCTGCAAGCGATGAGAGGATTGAAAGGTCTGTTGACCCTTATCACCTTCTTAACTATATGGGAACATGGTATCTGATTGCCTATTGCCATTTAAGAAATGAAATCAGAAGTTTTAATATGGTAAGGATAAGCAGTGTTAAAGCTATGGACAGGATATTCACAGTACAAAAAGGCTTTGATATTAAAGAGTATCTCAATTCCGGTTTTGGGATTTATAAAGGCAGTTCCCTAAAACAGGTAACGCTTAGATTTTCTCCGCAAAAATCAAAATGGATTAGAGGCCAGATATGGGATAAAGACCAAAAAGAAAAAGTCCTGAAAGACGGCTCAATTGAATTAACCTTCCCGGTTGCAAGCTATGCAGAAATAATGATGGAAATTTTGAAGCACGGTTCTGATGTAGAAGTAATCAAGCCTAAAAGCCTCAGAGAATTAATCAAGGCAGAAGCAAAGAAAATCACAAAAATCTACTAA
- a CDS encoding ABC transporter permease, with protein MVGERAQPEVIEKIRKELGADKDVFSQYAGYIKLLLQGEMGRSYYTNRKVLDDILIKFPNTMKLAFGAMVIAVPIGILLGFIAAYKKDTPVDRIISSLSIMGLSLPVFWSGLLIMLFLSLKLRLFPPSGTGDLRFLVMPALTLSLPAIAMLARVTRTSVIEITGMPFIGTARAKGLSVFKINAIHIFRNILIPLVTVIGLDIASYLNGAVLTETIFGWDGIGRFTMDGIIKRDYPVIMGCIIIGTVVFVLINIIVDILYHYLDPRVRLYASDR; from the coding sequence ATGGTGGGTGAGAGGGCGCAGCCTGAGGTAATAGAAAAGATAAGAAAAGAACTCGGGGCTGATAAAGACGTCTTCAGCCAGTATGCAGGATACATAAAACTTTTACTCCAAGGCGAGATGGGAAGGTCCTATTACACAAACAGAAAAGTCCTTGACGACATACTTATAAAATTCCCCAACACTATGAAACTCGCATTCGGAGCAATGGTCATTGCAGTCCCGATAGGAATCCTATTAGGTTTTATTGCCGCATATAAAAAAGATACGCCTGTTGACAGAATTATATCATCACTCTCCATAATGGGATTAAGCCTTCCTGTATTCTGGAGCGGTCTTCTCATAATGCTCTTTCTCAGCCTTAAACTGAGACTTTTCCCTCCGTCAGGCACAGGAGACTTGCGATTTCTCGTTATGCCTGCACTCACACTGTCCCTTCCTGCCATTGCAATGCTCGCAAGAGTTACACGGACTTCTGTGATAGAAATAACCGGGATGCCTTTTATAGGCACGGCAAGGGCAAAAGGCCTGAGCGTCTTTAAAATTAATGCCATACACATATTCAGAAATATTCTCATCCCTTTGGTCACTGTAATCGGGCTTGATATCGCAAGTTATTTAAACGGCGCCGTGCTTACGGAAACGATTTTCGGCTGGGACGGCATCGGAAGATTTACGATGGACGGGATAATAAAGAGGGACTATCCTGTGATCATGGGGTGCATAATCATAGGCACTGTTGTCTTTGTTCTTATCAACATTATAGTTGACATCCTGTACCACTATCTTGATCCAAGGGTAAGGCTCTATGCATCTGACAGGTAA
- a CDS encoding ABC transporter permease, with the protein MHLTGKIAGSVIIIISILAVFSSVLSPYDPEKIDLDSIKEPPGIKHPFGTDNKGRDILSRVLYGGRISVSIAVIAASISMFIGLVMGLCSGYLGGKIDTAIMAIVDLILAFPSLLLAIGVSIIFPAGVYTVMIAIAFVGWASFARLIRGHVLTLKEEAYIEAAEAIGCSRFRILFVHLMPQCLPIGLVMAGIKLGGYVLTEASLSFLGLGAQPPMPTWGSMVSMNRAYIASEPWMVLFPGMAIAVTALCFNVLGDALRDKYGLKVKM; encoded by the coding sequence ATGCATCTGACAGGTAAAATAGCCGGCTCTGTAATAATTATAATATCCATCCTTGCGGTATTTTCCTCTGTTCTTTCACCTTATGACCCTGAAAAAATTGACCTTGACTCCATAAAAGAACCGCCGGGCATCAAACATCCCTTCGGCACTGACAACAAAGGAAGGGATATTCTTTCAAGGGTGCTTTACGGCGGAAGAATATCCGTAAGCATTGCCGTGATAGCGGCATCCATCTCCATGTTCATCGGGCTTGTTATGGGACTCTGCTCAGGCTATCTCGGCGGCAAGATTGATACGGCAATCATGGCAATTGTAGACCTCATCCTTGCATTCCCCTCTCTGCTGCTTGCAATAGGAGTATCCATAATATTTCCGGCAGGCGTATATACTGTAATGATAGCAATAGCATTTGTGGGGTGGGCGTCATTTGCCCGGCTGATACGTGGACACGTCTTAACCTTGAAAGAGGAAGCATACATAGAAGCCGCTGAAGCCATAGGATGCAGCAGATTCAGGATACTATTTGTGCATCTGATGCCTCAGTGCCTTCCTATCGGACTTGTTATGGCCGGCATCAAACTCGGAGGCTATGTCCTGACAGAAGCGTCACTCAGTTTTTTAGGGCTTGGCGCCCAGCCTCCAATGCCGACATGGGGCTCTATGGTAAGCATGAACAGGGCCTATATTGCGTCGGAGCCGTGGATGGTTTTATTCCCGGGGATGGCAATAGCCGTTACAGCGCTGTGCTTTAATGTTTTAGGCGATGCCCTTAGAGATAAATACGGTTTAAAAGTAAAAATGTAA
- the dksA gene encoding RNA polymerase-binding protein DksA produces the protein MTKKKKTKTSATVKKAGKNKSARSSKPSKRQQKSKKPAAPKTWVKSKAVKAAAQKEKAKKPTLRDIFRVKKLHEIRKKILRQRELLLAEAKEALNALPGQTVFPDMGDQATAETDRNFMLRLRSREQKLIKKIDEALDRIDNGTFGICDDCGMEINIKRLDARPVTTLCMECKTQQEEEERIRES, from the coding sequence ATGACAAAAAAGAAAAAGACTAAGACTTCAGCGACAGTTAAAAAGGCGGGGAAAAATAAATCAGCCCGTTCCTCAAAACCTTCAAAGAGGCAGCAGAAAAGTAAGAAACCTGCAGCCCCAAAGACATGGGTAAAATCAAAGGCGGTAAAAGCCGCTGCACAGAAGGAAAAGGCTAAGAAACCTACTCTCAGGGACATTTTCAGGGTAAAGAAACTTCACGAAATAAGAAAAAAAATATTGAGGCAGAGAGAGTTATTGCTCGCAGAGGCTAAAGAGGCTTTAAATGCCCTGCCGGGACAGACTGTATTCCCTGACATGGGTGACCAGGCCACAGCAGAAACAGACAGGAATTTTATGCTCAGGCTCAGAAGCAGGGAACAGAAACTGATCAAGAAAATTGACGAAGCGCTGGACAGAATAGATAACGGTACATTTGGAATATGCGATGACTGCGGCATGGAGATAAACATCAAAAGACTTGATGCCAGGCCTGTAACGACGCTCTGTATGGAATGCAAGACCCAGCAGGAAGAAGAAGAGAGGATACGGGAGTCGTAA
- a CDS encoding response regulator, whose protein sequence is MEKVKKKILILAGDTERKLIKDLLKEDYTTITLEGIKAIDKIREDRPDIILLGCGINNLDPEELPMAVLKGNEEMERIPVVLIYSEDDERLPYNKLGASFVKRPIDKENLLSAIYRASPISFEPKEEKKRILIVDDNEATRKEIRGVVENLDYSTLEARSGSEALNIVNKEMPDLIILDIILPDFDGFKILRQLKRNLRTKHIPVILLSAIEKPEEKAKGLILGASDFITKPFSPLEFSARVEMLLERTEEGYGASPNTRLPGNISIEKAITGRIRMKRPFAVCYCDLDNFKVYNDAYGFFKGDKVITLTAQIIMETIKELGNNDDFIGHIGGDDFILITTPDKVDALSARIVEIFDKIIPFYYDKEARAKGYIEGLDRQGRQNRFPIISISIAVVDNMNRNIGHIGEVSDIAAKLKKLAKMTHGSVIIKDRRKDS, encoded by the coding sequence ATGGAAAAGGTTAAGAAAAAAATCCTGATACTCGCAGGTGATACAGAGAGAAAGTTGATAAAGGACCTCCTTAAAGAAGACTACACCACCATCACCCTTGAAGGAATAAAGGCTATTGATAAGATCAGGGAGGATAGGCCAGACATAATTCTATTAGGCTGTGGCATTAATAATTTAGACCCTGAAGAGCTCCCTATGGCAGTATTAAAGGGCAATGAAGAGATGGAGAGGATACCTGTAGTTTTGATTTATTCTGAAGATGACGAAAGGCTTCCTTACAATAAGTTGGGCGCATCCTTTGTAAAGAGACCAATAGATAAAGAGAACCTCCTTAGTGCAATTTACAGGGCAAGTCCCATTTCCTTCGAGCCAAAAGAGGAGAAAAAAAGGATACTCATCGTAGACGATAATGAGGCTACCCGAAAGGAGATCAGAGGGGTTGTGGAAAATCTTGACTATTCAACCCTGGAGGCAAGAAGTGGTTCAGAAGCACTAAACATAGTAAATAAGGAAATGCCAGACCTTATTATTCTCGACATAATATTACCAGACTTTGACGGCTTCAAAATCCTTCGTCAGTTAAAGAGAAATTTAAGGACAAAACATATCCCTGTTATCCTGCTTTCAGCCATCGAAAAGCCAGAGGAGAAGGCTAAGGGGCTCATCCTCGGCGCCTCTGATTTTATAACCAAGCCCTTCTCCCCTCTGGAATTTAGCGCAAGGGTAGAGATGCTCTTAGAACGAACAGAGGAGGGATATGGCGCCAGCCCAAACACAAGGCTCCCCGGTAATATCTCCATAGAAAAGGCGATAACAGGAAGGATAAGGATGAAGCGTCCCTTTGCAGTATGTTACTGTGACCTCGATAATTTTAAGGTATACAATGATGCCTATGGATTCTTTAAAGGAGACAAGGTTATAACGTTGACGGCACAGATCATTATGGAAACGATAAAGGAACTCGGAAACAATGATGACTTCATTGGCCATATCGGAGGAGATGACTTTATCCTGATAACAACACCTGATAAGGTTGATGCACTCTCTGCCAGGATAGTGGAGATCTTTGACAAAATCATTCCCTTCTATTACGACAAAGAGGCAAGGGCGAAGGGTTATATAGAAGGGTTGGACCGGCAAGGAAGGCAAAACAGATTCCCTATTATTTCCATATCCATTGCGGTTGTAGATAATATGAACAGGAATATAGGACATATTGGAGAGGTCTCTGACATAGCTGCTAAACTGAAGAAATTGGCCAAGATGACCCATGGGAGTGTGATCATAAAAGATAGGAGAAAAGACTCATGA
- a CDS encoding PilT/PilU family type 4a pilus ATPase, with amino-acid sequence MAQETKKKPMLGEVLIEHGIITASMLKNALKKQSQVGGKIGSILVEMGYISIDTLLEFLSQHFDIPATNLIKIDIPADVLRALPLDKIKAYKVLPLKVDDQYTLAMVNPNDFMALSEIQFILGRGVKPVVVASLQIEAALKNLQPGTIKALKGSDIEKQTAILAQQAAPDIRPLLKLLSEANATDMQLTAGVPPAMKMRTELHRLNMQALTPGQMTALANGIMPEEQRARFQTSNDLDFAITDLDYGRFRVNIYRQRGSVSMTLRHIPDKLSSINDLGLPEDLEGYALKSQGLILITGPAGHGKSTTMAAMVDLINKKRKCNIVSLEDPIEYLHVHKNSNVNQREIGLDTESFYEGLKRVFRQGPDVIVVGEMRDPDSFMIALQAAETGHLVLSTMHARNSTSTVERVVDMFPSHQQAQARNQLADSLLLVLAQRLVLKKDKSGPILAYERLINTYKIKNFIRDSKTHQIRTQMQIPGEDYSSIDVSLARLCLDGKITAEEGAKHADNLSFYQEMIKGKGTK; translated from the coding sequence ATGGCACAGGAAACAAAGAAAAAACCGATGCTGGGTGAGGTCTTGATCGAACACGGCATCATTACCGCAAGCATGCTCAAAAACGCGCTTAAGAAGCAGTCGCAGGTAGGAGGCAAGATCGGATCGATTCTTGTCGAGATGGGATATATATCGATTGACACGCTGCTCGAGTTCCTGAGCCAGCACTTCGACATTCCCGCCACAAATCTGATCAAGATTGATATTCCCGCTGATGTGCTTCGCGCGTTGCCTCTGGACAAAATCAAGGCTTACAAGGTCCTGCCTCTCAAGGTGGATGATCAGTACACGCTGGCCATGGTTAATCCGAATGACTTCATGGCACTGAGTGAGATCCAGTTCATTCTCGGCAGGGGAGTGAAGCCGGTCGTCGTTGCGTCGTTGCAGATCGAAGCGGCGCTGAAAAACCTCCAACCCGGAACGATCAAGGCGTTGAAGGGTAGCGACATCGAGAAACAGACGGCGATATTAGCTCAGCAAGCCGCCCCCGACATCAGACCTCTCCTGAAGTTGCTCTCCGAAGCCAACGCCACGGACATGCAGCTCACCGCGGGGGTTCCTCCCGCCATGAAGATGCGGACCGAGCTCCACAGGCTCAACATGCAGGCTCTGACCCCCGGTCAGATGACTGCGCTTGCGAATGGGATCATGCCCGAAGAGCAGCGGGCCAGGTTCCAGACGTCCAACGACCTCGACTTCGCGATCACGGACCTGGACTACGGCCGGTTCCGGGTCAACATCTATCGGCAGCGGGGATCGGTTTCAATGACGCTGCGCCACATCCCTGATAAACTTTCATCTATCAATGACCTGGGTCTTCCAGAAGACCTGGAGGGCTACGCCCTGAAGTCGCAGGGACTCATTCTGATCACAGGCCCGGCGGGCCACGGGAAGTCCACCACGATGGCTGCCATGGTCGACCTGATCAACAAAAAGAGGAAGTGCAACATCGTGAGCTTGGAGGATCCGATCGAGTATCTCCACGTCCACAAGAACAGCAACGTCAACCAGCGTGAGATTGGCCTCGATACCGAGTCGTTCTACGAGGGACTGAAGCGCGTCTTCAGGCAGGGCCCGGATGTGATCGTCGTCGGCGAGATGCGCGACCCGGATAGCTTCATGATCGCGCTGCAGGCCGCGGAAACCGGGCACTTAGTGTTGAGCACTATGCACGCGAGGAACTCGACGTCCACCGTTGAACGCGTCGTCGACATGTTCCCATCTCACCAACAGGCGCAGGCAAGGAACCAGTTGGCGGACTCACTGCTTCTCGTCCTTGCACAGAGGCTTGTCCTGAAAAAGGACAAATCAGGGCCTATACTTGCATATGAAAGGCTCATTAATACCTACAAGATAAAGAACTTCATCAGAGACAGCAAGACCCACCAGATTCGCACCCAGATGCAGATACCCGGGGAAGACTACTCCTCAATTGATGTCAGCCTGGCGCGGCTGTGCCTTGACGGAAAAATAACAGCCGAAGAAGGCGCCAAACATGCTGACAACCTCTCTTTCTACCAGGAAATGATAAAGGGCAAAGGGACCAAGTGA
- a CDS encoding FHA domain-containing protein: MTKEIFPEGQVIFKNKSYTDEFFSITMDEIDKAGESFMGILKADEPDAAYFLFFLKGDAYAAGCIKNDKPMPISIKDFMQRISTETSERTLSLHKTDPVLFKGMLVFLQRDPSTKVTTDMINLDSFLNQIKSEQAAAFVILKRNNTYNFFYFHSGEPEMAHFADASHAGITDSPIAEQMLLYAYPADKTPVEVLVYRDIKTSEASDTADVKQFLIADALMHESRSLGTTQADVAPPAAEAEKEEKALRVRIEVTDGPQKGNKFNVPLPCTIGRRDATIRIRDMTISKTHASIEVSEGKIIFRDLDSTNGSIVNGKAVKEIELSSGSTVQMGNTTLKIHFVTS; encoded by the coding sequence ATGACAAAAGAGATATTTCCCGAAGGCCAGGTAATATTCAAGAATAAGTCTTATACGGATGAGTTTTTTAGCATTACCATGGATGAGATAGACAAGGCAGGAGAATCATTCATGGGAATACTCAAGGCTGATGAACCGGACGCCGCCTATTTCCTGTTTTTCCTTAAGGGAGACGCTTATGCGGCAGGCTGCATCAAAAACGACAAGCCCATGCCGATAAGCATAAAGGATTTCATGCAGCGTATTTCAACAGAGACATCCGAGAGAACCCTCTCCCTGCATAAAACAGACCCTGTGCTGTTTAAGGGAATGCTCGTATTCCTTCAGAGAGATCCTTCCACAAAAGTAACAACAGATATGATTAATCTTGACAGCTTCCTTAACCAGATTAAGAGCGAACAGGCAGCAGCCTTTGTCATCCTGAAAAGAAATAATACTTATAACTTCTTTTATTTTCATTCCGGCGAACCGGAAATGGCGCATTTTGCAGACGCATCACATGCAGGAATAACAGACAGCCCTATCGCAGAGCAGATGCTCCTTTACGCGTATCCTGCTGATAAAACACCTGTTGAGGTATTGGTCTACCGCGATATTAAAACCTCTGAAGCAAGCGATACTGCTGATGTAAAACAATTCCTGATAGCCGATGCTCTCATGCACGAATCCCGAAGCCTCGGGACAACGCAGGCGGATGTTGCCCCTCCTGCAGCAGAGGCAGAAAAAGAGGAAAAAGCATTAAGGGTAAGGATTGAGGTGACAGACGGGCCGCAAAAGGGCAATAAGTTTAATGTCCCGCTTCCATGTACAATAGGGAGAAGAGACGCAACTATCAGGATAAGAGATATGACTATCTCAAAAACACATGCATCTATAGAGGTATCGGAAGGGAAAATAATTTTCAGAGACCTTGACAGCACAAATGGCAGTATTGTCAACGGGAAAGCAGTGAAAGAAATTGAATTGTCAAGCGGTTCTACTGTCCAGATGGGCAATACCACTTTGAAGATACATTTTGTAACAAGCTAA
- the hpt gene encoding hypoxanthine phosphoribosyltransferase codes for MVIGKPFFTVEQINNKVKELADRISADYEGKNLLAVGILKGAFMFYSDLVRMIKVPLTVDFITASSYLKTISTEKVSIHCDIREDVRGKDVLLIEDIADSGITLNYIRERILAASPNSVRICVFLNKCGRRVVDVPLDYIGFEIPNEYVVGYGLDYDNKFRNLPYISIFKKTVTEGK; via the coding sequence ATGGTAATAGGGAAACCTTTTTTTACGGTAGAGCAGATTAATAATAAGGTTAAAGAACTCGCTGACAGGATATCAGCGGATTATGAGGGGAAAAATCTTCTTGCTGTTGGAATACTGAAAGGGGCCTTCATGTTCTATTCTGACCTTGTGAGAATGATAAAAGTTCCTCTCACAGTTGACTTTATAACAGCTTCCAGTTATCTGAAAACCATCTCAACGGAAAAGGTCAGCATCCACTGTGACATCAGAGAAGATGTGAGAGGAAAAGATGTTCTGCTTATTGAAGACATCGCAGATTCAGGGATAACTCTGAATTATATCCGTGAGAGAATACTCGCGGCATCGCCAAACAGTGTCAGAATATGCGTATTCCTCAACAAATGCGGCCGCAGGGTAGTGGACGTGCCCCTTGATTATATAGGTTTTGAGATACCAAATGAATATGTGGTAGGCTATGGCCTTGACTATGACAACAAATTCAGAAACCTTCCATATATATCCATTTTTAAAAAGACAGTCACGGAAGGCAAATAA
- the queD gene encoding 6-carboxytetrahydropterin synthase QueD, producing MFELMVDTTFAAAHQLRGYKGKCEQMHGHNWKVQVHVVAEKLNDIDIAIDFHDLKELLDEVIAPLDHSFLNDIFPFTEKNPSSENIAKWIYDTLNKKLPDEHVQVSAVTVWESETTAATYYEN from the coding sequence ATGTTTGAACTGATGGTAGATACAACATTTGCTGCTGCGCACCAGTTGAGAGGCTATAAAGGCAAATGCGAACAGATGCACGGGCATAACTGGAAAGTTCAGGTGCATGTTGTGGCCGAAAAACTTAATGATATAGATATAGCAATAGACTTTCACGATTTAAAAGAACTTCTGGATGAAGTTATAGCTCCGTTAGACCACTCTTTTCTAAATGACATCTTTCCGTTTACAGAGAAGAATCCGTCATCTGAAAACATAGCAAAATGGATATACGATACCCTTAACAAAAAACTGCCCGATGAACATGTCCAGGTCTCTGCGGTCACGGTATGGGAATCAGAGACAACAGCCGCAACATACTATGAAAACTAA